CGAAATCAAACTTTCTATGATTGACAGGTTATTTTTATATCTTTGCAATCCCGAATTCCACACCCACACTTCACTTGCACACCCACACCCACACCCTTTTCCGGGATGTAGCGCAGCCCGGTTTAATCTAATCTAATCAATTATATTTCAATTTAATAGAAGAGTATTCTTAAAACAATAATTACTAAAATTAAAACATTTTGTAATCTTTATTAAATTTCATTTTACCCTCCTAAAATTTATATCCTCCTCCCGCTGGTTTATATTCACTCACATTTTAACAAACTTCTTTCTGGCGACAAACCTACCATGAGGGTCCTCTATTTTAACAAAATAAACTCCACTTGGAAATGAATGGCAATCAATTGCGTTCTTTGAATCTGGTTGTCTTGTTTGTTCAATTACGACCTGTCCCCTCACATCATAAATAGTGATATTCAGTTTAATGTCTATTGGTAAATGAATATCTATAAACAACTTTTCTTTGCAGGGATTCGGGGAAAGCTCAATTTTATCATCAACAGAAATTGAATTTATTGCGGTTGGATTGACTACTGTAATGTATCCCAGAAGTTTATCGGTATGGAAGGACCAATTTGTAACCGTTATTGCACAAAAGAATGAACCAAGCTGAGTAGGATATCCTTCAAGTATACCATTGACTTGGTCCAAATAAAAATCTTGGGGTATTTCCCAACCATACCAGCTTACATTATCAATTTCAGTTGTGTCTGTAATTTGAAACCGGAATTCATATGGATAATACAGGTAAGCCGTATCATAATATTCCTGGACTATATACGGATAAAATGCATCCTTTTGGCATGTCTGGTGAATTGGATTTGTATATATCAATGTATCGTTGTACTTATAGCACAGGAATTCCCTGAAACCGCCATCCAGCGTGACTCCCGGGTATAATATCCCGTTCATGCTCCCGATATCTTCTATCCATACATCCTCACCATATCTTGCAGCATAATTAACTGAAAACCTAAATCTCTTTTTAAACTGTTCATGAATTATCAAAGAATCGATAGCATTACAGACAAGAACTCGTTCATAATTATAGTAACAATTAACAATATTAACTGTATCACCCACTGAAACGCTATAATCATAAATCAAGCCTTCATTCCCTTCCGGGTCGCGAAAGTAAACTTCCTGGTTTATTGTATCTTCATACATCAAGCCGATAAATTCATTATCGGAATAAAGGGAGACTGTAGATTGGAAAACCTTTAAATACCTGCTGCCATTCACTATAGTATCTCCATTGAAGTGGATATAATAATTGTGCAGGCAACATACGACCTCCCACGCTCCGAGTCCGCCAGATACAAAGCTCCAGCTTTTAGAGGTATCTGCGATTGAATAATTGCTTTGGCCAAGGCCGGGCAGGCCTAGTTGCCGCACCACGACTGAACCTGGCGCTATCCGACTGCGTCGGATTCCCCTCACAAGTTCGGGGACCGCACCAGCTTAGGTCGCTTATGCGGCAACAGTGTTTAAATACCTAGCAAAGCTGGCTAGGAATTGTTTGAAAACAGTTGTGGTGGAGCGACCTGGGGACGCGGACTGAGCCACGATGTAAGTCGGGGCGAGGGAGCGTTCCAGTCGCGGAACCACAACGAAAAAGAGAAATATAAAGCCTGCAGGTATTGGTATATCTAATAAATAGAAGCCTATAGCCCACTATTTATTTGAACAATTGAATTTTGATTCAATAAAAAAATTTATCTTTGCACTCCCAAAACAAAACGGGATGTAGCGCAGCCCGGTTAGCGCGCCACGTTCGGGACGTGGAGGTCGTGAGTTCGAATCTCACCATCCCGACTTTTTTAAGTCAACAGTCAGCAGTTGGCAGTCAACAGTTGACTGCTTCTTTTATTTCTGCCGGAAGGATTTTCAACCCTTGGCTGAAGACCTGAAGTGAAGCCTGAATTAATATTATATCCTCTATTTTGAAGTTCTTTTAATGCAAATGCGTTTATATCAATCTTACCTTTTGCCACCTTCACTAAAATATCTGTACCAAAAATACATGGGCATGTTTCTTTTTTGTCTTCCTGTTGCGATTTTACTGAATCGCTAACTTCTTAGACTCAATACCTGACTTTGTCTGTATTTTAACAATGTAAATGCCTTTTGCCAAGGTACTCACATCCAACTCCGCCTGATCTTGAAGCTTGCAA
This genomic stretch from Bacteroidales bacterium harbors:
- a CDS encoding T9SS type A sorting domain-containing protein; protein product: MYEDTINQEVYFRDPEGNEGLIYDYSVSVGDTVNIVNCYYNYERVLVCNAIDSLIIHEQFKKRFRFSVNYAARYGEDVWIEDIGSMNGILYPGVTLDGGFREFLCYKYNDTLIYTNPIHQTCQKDAFYPYIVQEYYDTAYLYYPYEFRFQITDTTEIDNVSWYGWEIPQDFYLDQVNGILEGYPTQLGSFFCAITVTNWSFHTDKLLGYITVVNPTAINSISVDDKIELSPNPCKEKLFIDIHLPIDIKLNITIYDVRGQVVIEQTRQPDSKNAIDCHSFPSGVYFVKIEDPHGRFVARKKFVKM